The following are encoded together in the Candidatus Atribacteria bacterium genome:
- a CDS encoding glutaminyl-peptide cyclotransferase, protein MNRFLKIFFIVLFILLEVLQVGCCSTLAFPTTVSDIPVYSYQVLNTYPHDQSAFTEGLVFEEGFLYEGTGLYECSDLRRVELETGKLLQVRELPNQYFGEGITIYENKIIQLTWKSHLGFIYDKYNFELLQEFHYPNEGWGITYDGKSIIMSDGTSTLHFLDPETFEEISRIEVCENDIPVTKINELEYVQGEIFANIWLTDRIARINPLTGRITGWIDLKGILNREDCSEKVDVLNGIAYDEKNNRLWITGKFWPKLFEIELIKDESNQNGSS, encoded by the coding sequence ATGAATCGATTTTTAAAAATATTCTTTATAGTACTTTTTATATTATTGGAAGTATTGCAGGTTGGTTGCTGTTCCACTTTAGCATTTCCCACAACGGTTAGTGATATTCCGGTCTATTCTTATCAAGTTCTCAATACTTATCCTCATGACCAAAGTGCTTTCACTGAAGGATTGGTATTTGAAGAAGGTTTTTTATATGAAGGCACCGGTCTTTATGAATGTTCTGACTTGCGCAGAGTAGAATTAGAAACCGGAAAACTCTTACAGGTTCGTGAACTACCGAATCAATATTTTGGTGAAGGGATCACTATCTATGAGAATAAGATTATTCAATTGACCTGGAAATCTCATCTTGGTTTTATTTATGATAAATACAATTTTGAATTACTACAGGAGTTTCATTATCCCAATGAGGGTTGGGGAATTACTTATGATGGGAAATCTATAATTATGAGTGATGGTACATCTACACTACATTTCTTGGATCCTGAAACCTTTGAGGAAATCAGCCGGATTGAAGTGTGTGAAAACGATATTCCGGTAACCAAAATCAACGAATTAGAATACGTGCAAGGGGAAATCTTTGCCAATATATGGCTAACCGATCGTATCGCCAGAATTAATCCTCTGACCGGTCGGATAACTGGCTGGATAGACCTGAAAGGAATTTTAAATCGGGAAGATTGTAGCGAGAAGGTCGATGTTCTTAATGGCATTGCCTATGATGAAAAGAATAATCGCCTCTGGATAACCGGAAAGTTTTGGCCCAAACTCTTTGAAATTGAATTGATAAAAGATGAATCCAATCAGAATGGAAGTAGTTAG
- a CDS encoding GIY-YIG nuclease family protein produces the protein MDRKKELKLQYKQMRPQMGIFVIRSKANNNCYIEATQNLRGMLNSTQFKLGASAHPNRELQKEWNDFGAGNFTIEILENLEYDKDESKTDYTEDLTLLKIIWEEKLLKQKFEFYKK, from the coding sequence ATGGATAGAAAAAAAGAATTAAAATTACAGTATAAACAGATGAGACCGCAGATGGGAATATTTGTCATTCGTTCAAAAGCCAATAATAATTGTTATATTGAAGCAACTCAAAATTTGAGAGGTATGCTTAATAGCACTCAATTCAAACTGGGAGCTAGTGCTCATCCTAATAGAGAGTTACAAAAAGAATGGAATGATTTTGGTGCAGGAAATTTCACGATTGAAATTCTAGAGAATCTGGAATACGATAAAGATGAATCCAAAACCGATTATACGGAAGATCTGACTTTATTAAAAATAATTTGGGAAGAAAAACTATTAAAACAAAAGTTTGAGTTCTATAAAAAATAA
- a CDS encoding FeS-binding protein — protein sequence MKELDQQLANNGYKSSIVSIQRLPDLQRNLEDLLEKEILSKNFYHEIVSRYNLFFDFIPPADFLLSQSIIITAAIQPKVSVKFNLSNKTFVVIIPPTYMDDTDREVSRIVSLNLQKYGYKIYNAKLPLKLLAAHSGLANYGKNNLAYIDGWGSFFKLKAFFSDMPSIEDNWYEVRMMESCDKCVACINKCPTSAIRQDRFLITAEKCLTFFNEKSDNFPGWVNLNWHNCLIGCMACQDACPVNKENTKHVVPGGEFLEEETLMILKGNSKDKLPLETIEKLKKLCLLDDYNILQRNLEVLIRKNGIRSVV from the coding sequence ATGAAAGAATTAGATCAACAATTAGCAAATAATGGCTATAAGAGCTCTATTGTGTCTATTCAGCGTTTACCTGATTTACAACGGAACTTGGAAGACCTCCTAGAAAAAGAGATCTTAAGTAAAAATTTTTATCATGAAATCGTATCGCGTTATAATTTATTTTTTGATTTTATACCCCCCGCCGATTTTCTACTATCACAATCGATAATTATAACTGCCGCAATTCAACCCAAAGTTAGTGTAAAATTTAATTTATCCAATAAAACATTTGTTGTTATTATTCCACCTACCTACATGGACGATACAGATAGAGAGGTTTCCCGTATCGTATCTCTCAATTTACAAAAATATGGATATAAAATATACAATGCGAAACTACCACTAAAACTTCTTGCAGCTCACAGTGGATTAGCAAATTATGGGAAAAATAATCTTGCCTATATAGACGGTTGGGGAAGTTTTTTTAAATTGAAGGCGTTTTTTTCAGATATGCCAAGCATAGAGGATAATTGGTATGAAGTCAGAATGATGGAATCCTGTGATAAATGTGTAGCATGTATAAATAAATGTCCGACCAGTGCAATCCGTCAGGATAGATTTTTAATAACTGCGGAAAAATGTTTGACTTTCTTTAACGAAAAATCAGACAATTTTCCGGGATGGGTTAACCTGAATTGGCATAATTGTCTTATAGGCTGTATGGCATGTCAAGATGCTTGCCCAGTTAATAAAGAAAATACTAAGCATGTTGTTCCGGGAGGAGAATTTTTAGAAGAAGAAACTTTAATGATTCTTAAAGGGAACTCAAAAGATAAACTTCCGCTTGAAACAATTGAAAAGTTAAAAAAACTTTGTCTGTTAGATGACTATAATATACTTCAAAGAAATTTGGAAGTGCTAATAAGAAAAAACGGTATTAGATCAGTAGTATAA
- a CDS encoding MBL fold metallo-hydrolase encodes MDSVGMELKQITEKTFYIPGLINIGLYLEGDQVILIDSGNDEWTGRKIYRLLEKQGWNLKTIINTHSNADHIGGNHYLQKKTNCDIAATSIESTFIEHPDLEPFLLWGAYPFKSLRNKFLQAQPSRVTCIIKDEGPIVSTHLTAFPLAGHFLQMIGVKTPDEVYFLADSLFSPMIFDKYALTVCADVEAMLKTYLYLEKIEGKYFIPSHAKLTDNIKDLIKINKEHLLKMSSNIASLCDKPISREDILAAIAQDYHIELSSSQFVLTLITISAHLSYLFDQKIIHPIFEKGKMLWQKL; translated from the coding sequence ATGGATAGTGTTGGCATGGAATTAAAACAAATAACCGAAAAGACCTTTTATATACCGGGTCTAATCAATATCGGCCTCTATTTAGAGGGAGATCAAGTTATTTTGATCGACAGCGGTAATGATGAATGGACCGGACGGAAAATATACCGACTTTTAGAAAAACAGGGATGGAATTTAAAGACCATCATTAATACTCATTCCAATGCCGACCATATCGGAGGTAACCACTATTTACAGAAAAAAACCAATTGTGATATTGCCGCTACTTCCATAGAAAGCACTTTTATCGAGCATCCGGATTTAGAACCATTTTTGTTGTGGGGGGCTTATCCTTTTAAATCTTTGCGCAATAAGTTCTTACAAGCCCAACCTTCCAGAGTAACTTGCATCATCAAAGATGAGGGACCAATTGTCAGTACCCATTTAACGGCATTTCCCCTGGCCGGACATTTCTTGCAGATGATCGGTGTCAAGACACCGGATGAGGTCTATTTTTTGGCAGACAGCCTGTTTTCTCCGATGATATTCGATAAGTATGCCTTAACTGTTTGTGCCGACGTAGAAGCCATGCTAAAAACATATTTATATTTGGAAAAAATAGAAGGAAAGTATTTTATTCCTTCACATGCCAAACTAACTGATAATATCAAAGATTTAATTAAAATAAATAAAGAGCATCTCTTAAAAATGAGTAGCAATATTGCTTCCTTATGTGATAAACCTATTTCCCGAGAAGATATTTTAGCTGCTATTGCTCAGGATTACCATATAGAGCTATCTTCTTCCCAGTTTGTTCTTACCTTAATTACTATTTCTGCGCATTTAAGTTATCTGTTTGATCAAAAGATCATCCATCCGATTTTTGAAAAGGGAAAGATGTTGTGGCAAAAGTTATAG
- a CDS encoding carbohydrate ABC transporter permease has product MLIIPPIFVFAWMIMIGLKTGVQNIEYPPLFLFKPTLENFRAVFQQHNFLRYLTNSFIIATFATLISLFIGLPAAYSIARYKQRNLSIGILVARMTPFVSYLLPWYIVFRKLNLIDTFTALIITHLIITLPMIIWLMIAFFEGVPIELEEAALIDGCVRSETFLRVALPLSKNGIITSAIISFIFSWNQFLFSLILSGPKTRTVPVAVYNFMSYGKIDWAGIGAAATIIVFPVLIFAFFVKNRIVEGLTRGALKG; this is encoded by the coding sequence ATACTTATTATACCCCCTATATTTGTTTTCGCCTGGATGATTATGATCGGTTTAAAAACTGGTGTACAAAATATTGAATATCCTCCACTTTTTTTATTTAAACCGACTTTAGAAAATTTTAGAGCTGTTTTTCAGCAGCATAATTTTTTAAGGTACTTAACTAATAGTTTTATCATTGCAACTTTTGCTACTTTAATTTCTCTTTTTATAGGTCTACCGGCAGCCTATTCTATTGCCCGATATAAACAAAGAAATCTAAGTATCGGAATTCTTGTTGCCCGTATGACCCCTTTTGTAAGTTATTTATTACCCTGGTATATAGTTTTCCGAAAACTTAATCTTATTGATACTTTTACTGCCTTGATTATTACGCATTTAATCATTACCTTGCCGATGATTATCTGGCTTATGATTGCTTTCTTCGAAGGAGTACCCATAGAATTGGAAGAAGCAGCTCTTATAGACGGTTGTGTCCGCTCAGAAACTTTTTTACGCGTTGCCCTACCACTTTCTAAAAATGGGATTATTACTTCAGCAATTATATCTTTTATTTTTTCCTGGAATCAGTTCTTGTTTTCTTTGATATTATCCGGACCTAAAACAAGGACGGTTCCGGTAGCAGTCTATAATTTTATGTCCTATGGGAAGATTGATTGGGCAGGGATTGGAGCCGCAGCAACAATAATTGTTTTTCCAGTCTTAATTTTTGCATTTTTTGTAAAAAACAGGATTGTAGAAGGCTTAACCAGGGGTGCTCTTAAAGGATAA